ATCTTACAGTAAAGGCGCTGTTTATCGCAGAAGATCAAGGGTGGATCACAGGAAGCGCCAATATGATGATAGGAGTATATCTAAAGGCGTGAAACGTAATATTACACGCAAAGACCGAAAAATCAGCCGATCATCCTCAAGGGATTATGACAGTAGCCACACTTATAACAATAGGTCACATTCATCTAGACGTAGGTCTAGAAGAAGTTACAGAAGCCATAGTAATAGCAGGTATGCTAGCGGTTCACCAATACGGGGTAGCGGGAGTAATGACCATGAATTTTCACCCGACATTTCTAATAGAAGACATATTGCACAGGAAACACTGTCTGATGCAGATCATATGAGCGATAGTCAACATACCCAATCACTAGAGTTGGGCAACGAAGGTTATAGCACAGACAGTAGCATGGAACATAGTGACAACTAACTCGTTATAATCGTTTTATTTCACAGCCTGTAAACCCGCGATGACATTTAAGTTGACTGATATTTGGAATATAAATGCCATACAGACactatatatcatatacgATGAAATTTATCACAGTATTCTGAATATCCAACATCGGTAGGGGGCTTCTTCTTGTTTGTTCCAgatggtatatacataactAATATTATATGCCATTTTGCATTAATTATATACGATGACTAAGATAACCATATTTACGTATTAAGTTTGATAAAAATCATTAAAATGTAAATTATTGTGTTTTGGCTACTCCCTAGATGGTTGGGTGGTATCACCATAAGGCTGGGAATTCTTTCTAATGGGTTGTAAACTATCAACGTTTCTTGTTGCGTTAAAATACGGTACTGACTTCCTGTATCTGTTTGAAaagtatagatataactgatataatatcacagACACCACAGTCAGAGCTGGTATAATAATAAACCACAGTAAGAATCGCTGCCAGCCTTTTCGGCTGCGATTGTCTATGGATTGTATAACATCAGTCATAGGTTGCGCATTGTCTTCGATTAGTATTGGAAGTTTCTCATTAATCATTTTTGCAAGACCTGTTACCAACGTGTGGTCCACTATGGCAACAACTTTTACATTCTTGCGACGGCACAACAGGCCATCGTCAATATCTATAGCTGtataaacatatacacCGATTCACTTACTGCAGATAGCTTCATGTAAGCGACagaaattatataaaaCTCCCTCTTCTATGACAGCCCGATATATGGAAGGTGAAGCTTTCCGGAATGCTTCCTGGGTTGTTGCGTCTGTTAATATTATGATGTTAGAATCATAACGTACCTTTTAACACGTCGCCTATACGTAAATAAAGCGACAATAAGCGTAGGACGTCTAATTTGTGTTTTATGGCAGCATCACCGAAACTTGCAGCTTCTACCGATTTACTACGCCCAATGGCTATAATATCTCTACCAGCCTCTGAGGTAGCAGTTGCCACATCAATATAATGCTGATAACTTGATATCAACTGCCGTTCATTTTTGAATTTTTGCGTTGTCTTATCTTTGCTGGAAGACATTTGCTTCTTGAAGTCAATGTAACGTGCAATGAGACTTAATTCAGGTGAGGACACGCCTATAGCCACGATATCCGATGACCTTGCAGAGCTAACTGCAGTGTCAAGAAGGCTTCTACTTGTCCCACAGGTCGTATTGCTTGTTCCGGGATTTGGCATAGGTGCAACACCGCGAAGTTCTAGAGTTATGGTACGATTTATACAATTAAAGCTCCAGATACTCGTTGTTGTCGTCGTCGTAAATCGTGCTGCATATACAGGCATTTTATTGCGTGCCATCCAGTTAATGGATTTATGGCACAACGGTACAAACCTCCGAATGTACATTTTCTCCAAAGCAAGGGTACTCATTAACCATGTTGCTTAATTGAGATATCACCAAACGGCGGTCCAATCATGAGCACATACGCATATCATCCAGGTTTTGTACTTATGTGACTAAAAGGAAGCTATTGAATGAAAAAGGGTTCTTAGAAAGAATGTCTCTAGTGCAATTGTATATAAGGTGATTCCAGGCTTAATCATGCGTCAATGTAGCAAACGAGTTCATAATTATACTAGTGTTACTGACTGAATTGTAAACTGTATGAAGTAAATGATCTGTACATGTTTTTTATATCGTTACTACGCTGATCACCAAGGAGGAGTATACAAGATGTGCAATGGCAATAAGATTAAAAGGCATAAATATGAATCCTTAGAACATCTTAAACTACTATTTTAACATTACATAGTATACTTCCTAGATAACTTTTACAACAAATAACGAAGTGTACAAGATAGACGCCCTTAGCTGTAATTAGTGGTGCTTTATAAGGGCTTGCATATTCCTGGATTGTTATTACGACatatagtagtatttaAGTGTTTCTGGGCTACGACTGCAACGctgattatatatagttaatGCCCTTCCCTGCATAACAGGGTGTAAGCGTACACTGATGAGTCGCCACAGCACGTACCAACAATGAATTGCTTGTGTAATTATCAGTGTGTCGGAATCTATATTACACAATGGATTTTTGTTTTGTTAAAGGTTGAGAATCTATCGAAAACATTGCGGATTAGTTATATTGTTAGGCATTGTCTTTTTACAGGTGTGTAACAAATTGTCTACGGGGAAGACGCATACGAACACGGATGTTGTATTTAAAGACTTATAGTTGTATTTTTATCCGTGAAATGTACTGTTAGACACGATATTCATGCTTGGTGGTTTCAATACAAATATTCTGGTTTTGTTCTTGAAGGTATTTTATAGGTAAAGTTATTATGTGCCAATATGAAGGCTAAAAAGTTAAAGCAAAGATCACCATCTCTGAATGTCGAATCTTCGGCAGCCGAACATACTGGTGCCAACGATAAAATGATACAGATGGTTGCTGTATACAGAGAAGATGGTGGGATAAAGGCATTCGTTCCGGTAGATAGCAGAGAGAGTAAAATGGAGGAGCCCATGGAAAGCTCTTCTGATGAGTTGTGTTCTATGATGGGCAGAAGTGCTAGCAACGCTGGCTCAACCGGATGGATAAGTCAAACTATTGCGAAATTTAACAAAGAGAGTGCAAGAGATAGTTCTAAACAAAGGCAACAATCAAATTTATCTCCTAAGTCACATGGTAAAAATGCTCTAGGGGTAGATGGGAAAACGGAGACAAACAATACAGATATATTCAAAGACTTGCAAAGTGATGACGAATTCCGTGAAGGTAAAACAGCGGATCGTCACATTCAGAATGATATATCCGGTTCGCAAACCGGATCAATACCAGTGACCCCTAGATCGGAAAAGACGGCAATGGAAGACATGGAGGCTGATGAACAATTGAGTATGTGCAGCAAGAGTGTTATTGAAGATATGATGAATAATACTGTTGCCGCTAAGTTGTCTGAATGTATGGAGAAATGCGAAGATGAGATACGCGCTGCACGCTCTGAGCAAGAGCATCTTCTCCGTCAAGTTACGGATGATGTAATGAAGAAGGTTGATGACCGTATAAAAGACATGTGTTCTAAGCTGGAGCAAAGTTTCGCCGGGTTTGTTAAGCAAAATAACGCAGACTTAAATGTTGAGGATCATATAAAGGACGCTATTGAAGAGGCCAAGACGGAGATGCAAGAGACAATACAGCAGGATGTTGAAGCTAAGATTGAGAGGATGGTATCCAACATTAACGAAACCATACAACCTCAAGCTTCTGCTATAGAGAAGAAATTGGAAGATGCTCTTATGGTTGTTAGCGTAAATGAATCAATCGTCAACTCTATGCCTGAGACTATTTTGCAAAAGCTTGAATCAAAGGTACATGAACTCATTGGTGATCATGAGACAGAGGCTGTTGAGTTCCAGGAGAGTGTTAAGTTAGAAATTGATGAATGTAAGTCCAAAGGTGTGGAATACGACCAGAGGCTTGATGAGCTTGTACGTAGACTTGATACCTTGCAAAGCAATCTTGAGGCCATAGCATCAAAATTGGATGAATGTTCAACCAAATTGATGACTGAATTGGAAACCAAGATGGATACTAAATTGGTCAATGTGGTAAGTAAGGATGATTTGGGTAGCGTCCTTGACAATGCCAAGGCGGTGAGTGCAGAAGCAGAGACCAAGGCCATTGCTACAGCTGCTCAAGAATGTGATGAAAAGCTTGGGGTATGGGCCATGGATATGGAAGACAAGATGTCGCAAGATTTTTATAGGATAGTTGAGGAGAGGGTACAGGAACTCGGTGCTACGTTGCTTAAGCAATTGGCCAATACTATAGAACAGAAGTTCCGTGAATTTGGTGATACAGTAAATGACGATGAATGTCAGAAAGATCAATCGTCAGAGTCTGCTATCATATCTCCCATGTCAACAGATGCCTATAGTTTCGTTAAATCACTAAGAAAGACCATTCAGGTGGAAATCGAGCATGTGTTATCTCCTATTACTAAGtcatttgatagtgatgcCATAACAGTGCCTGAAACAGAATCTTCTACTGTTGGAACGGATACTTCCGGCGGATTAGATTCCCTCATTAAAAGGTTTAACCATGTGGTTCAAAAATGTCGTGAGGAGATGAAGGGTGCTGTTGAAGTAACTCGAAGGTTAGAAGAACTCAACAAGATTGCAGCCGGTGCAATGGCGGATATCAAGGAATATACCCAGAGAACCTCCAGCAGCAAAGAAAGTGTCTTGAATACTGACAACATGAAGGAATGTAAAGAGGCGCTTACGGGTAATGTTTCAGCCCCCAAGGAGGTTTCCAAAATACTGATTGACGGTGTACGCAGTATTTCTGAAGACGTGTTTTGTAACGTTCATTCGTCACCCAAACTTATACAAGCTCCAAATTATATTGGCACTATGGCTGTAGATTCCAATGATCCTCCTAAACATAATATGGGCCATGATTGTGCTGGCAAAGGTAATAAGCCCACAGTTATTAGTgaatatacagtacctATGTTGCGTCCCAGTGGTTCTACTACTCGTTGTACGACGTTACCGATGGATATGCTACGCAATGCTGACAGTATCAAACATGCTCATTTTGATTATGAGAATACTTTTAGGGAGCCTTCAAGTCCTGTGGAAGTTAAGTATGTGAATGTAAACGGTCAGATTATGAAGGTAACACAGGAACACTTCAAGCTGAGCCAAATCGGTCAGAGACCTGTTATGCATAACCCTCAATGCGGTTACCACATAGCCAACCATCGCAATCCGCCCACTCATTTCCAATAACATATTCTAAATTGCGCTTATGTGGTACTCCACACGGAAAGTTATACAACGCTTTATTTTAATGTATcgtgtatatatcaacacgCAGATTAATGGAAATGCTTTGCAAATATCCATGTTAAAAGTATTTGCATATGCAATAATGATATTAGTATGCAATTAATGACTAATACAGGTCGATGAGTAGGTCACCTATGGTAGAGATGAGGTGTAATAGCATGATAAATGTAACTAGATCGATGAATGCAGAGTCTTGTTGGATTTATATTGGAATTTTATCGATGCCGAAAATACGATTGATTAAACGATATAACATAGCCGACATAAATGACATTCTATCTAATACAAGATCTCCATAAGTAAATTGATAGCGTAATATGACGATATGAATCCGTACATACGTCGTCATATTCGCGTATAATGTGATACATCCAAATGAACTTATTCAACAGACAACCAATATTCACTTATTACTGATGATGACGTCTGACTATTACCGAGTAAATAAACTGACAACGACATCAGTCTAAAGGGTGTCGTAATCACTAGCGTAGCCAATAGTAAACACAATTCAATCAACAGCGCATACTGCTGGCTCACATTTAAGACATAAAGGGGTCAATTAGCAATGGTATGGTGAcaatttgtatatatgagatataactatatatcgcaactATTGTGACAGCACATTCAATTGTAAGTATGTAACACGAAAGAATGTATGTAAATTAAAATTTCCAGTACTGGATGTATCTGTATGTTTACAGAGGGAATGTGCCCATCACCTTATGAAAAAAGACACAACAACATGGTATCGCTGTCTATTGTTATTTTCACAAACACACGTTCTAAAATTCGTCCTAATGTATCTTTGTGATGCTTGTTTATGATGTATTATGTGTGTGTTTGCCTGCAAATACTTGCACGTTTTATCATTCATATTGTGGGTGCCCCTCTGTCCGCAACTATCTGGTGTGCATGAAGTTCCCATAATACCGTAGGTGTGAACTAAAGGCGGTGGAATAATCgcattacacattgtagTGTATGTTAGATCGTACAATGGTGGGTCTTTCATTTGTTACGGTAGCAATATGCTACTTTGGCTCATTCGCCATCGCAAACAAGGCAAATGACAAACGTACCCTCAAGGAGGATTTAATGTTATTTGATAAGTTACTATGTGAGAAATCTGCAGATAACATGAAGCAGGAGATCGGAAATACATTGAAGAAGGATAAGGAGAAAACGTACAGTTATATTAAAGAGTTTTATGATAGGATTAAGAAGAATTGTAATATTTTAACAACCGAGATTAACGATCATCAGTTATCTTCAGACAGCTCGTCCGGTAATTTGTTGACTGAATTAAAGGACCTTCTCAAATTATTGGAGGACAAATGCAAGAGTATTAGGGCAATCGCGTTACGCACTCCAGATGACCAATCTATAATAGCTAACTGGCTCGTTGATTTTGGCGTTGTTGAGCAAAAGGAAGATGTAAAGACTAGCGTAAACAGGGATCATCTCAAGAGGTGTTATAGGTCATTCTATCATCACATAGATGGATTAGAGAAGGTGTTGGGAATTGTGGATCGTGCCGAATCGCGTAACGCTGATAAAGAAGATGCTGATGCAGATTACTACGGCGAGGATGAGGACGAAGCTAATCATGAAGACTGTAGCCACCCAGAGCACCACGGTCACCAATTCCCAGGAGGTAAGCCGAATATTATAAGAGTTAGATTGCCCGGGGTTAACGAGAACGTAGAACGATCACCAATAACCGAAAGCGGTCCTGCGCCAGCCAGTCATCCGACTACTGGACAAACAGAGACTTCTCAGACACCAAACCCGTCTGGTGATCACAGCACCACTGGAACCACTGTTCCAGGAAGTGATACTCAAAGCACTGATCAACTTCCTTCAGGAAAGGGGCCCGGATCTAACAGCGATACTATTTCTTCCTCAACACAGGATCCAGCTGCACCAGGACCCGTCACTACTGATGGACATCTGGAGACCCCTGCCCAACCTTCAGCCACCGCCGCACCAAGTGGAACGGGATCTAAGAACCCTGCTCAAGAGCCTAACAACATTCGCGGACCGCAACCACCCGCTAGTCAGCAATCACAAGCTTACATCCCTCTGTTTGCTACTGCTGTTGCCACCGTTTTGGTTTCTGTATTCTAAGCTCCAACACAAGATGATGTGTTTTGTGTTATATCCTGCTTGCTATATGTAAGTATAACACAATTAGTGGTTTGTAACTGTGCGTCATACTGTATGTCTTTATGTTGAATCATAATTTTTAAACGTCACAACATAATTGCCAGCTACTCTTTAATAATATCTATGTTTATTGGTTTTTAATGCGCTTCGTTACATTTATCGAGCTGCTGCTTGCATTGagtatatagcatatatttgtttatgTATCATGCAAAAATTGTAAGTCCTCAATAGCAGTATATCAATTGATTCCTTTTGTTATGTTCTTCATTCACAGGTAGAACAACATTTTACAATGTTCCATAATTGGTACAACAAACATAATTCAAACCTGAAAGATTGAATTATAATGCcactatggatatataaatgttgTAGCTATTCTATAAGATTAATGTGGAGCTGATTCATGTACAATCTCTCcaaaatgcgatatatagAATCTTTAGATTCGTTGTTTTATAGATGCGTATCGTCTGTCTAGTTGTTACACGGCAGACGATACGCTTCAGTATAAATCTGCATTATGTTTTATTGCTTTTGGCCAGGTTTGCCTTTCCAACAGGGCACCATGTGTTGGCTCCGCATGTACCACATCCAGGTCCAGCTGCAACGCAAACAGTTTGGCCAAATCCAACTAGCAAATGATTAACTTCTGCCCATAGTCTCTTGGGTATCAATTCTTGTAGTTTAATTCTTGTTTCTTCGGGTGTTTTTGTTTTTACCCACTGTAGCCTATTGGCAATTCTGTGGACGTGGAGGTCCACAGCTATTCCATTTATGCGTTTGAAGCCCTGTAGATTTTATATGTGCTGAGGTAACACTTACGATTTGAAGAACTAGATTGCCCATTTTAGGACCTACACCGGGTAGTGTTA
This is a stretch of genomic DNA from Babesia bovis T2Bo chromosome 1, whole genome shotgun sequence. It encodes these proteins:
- a CDS encoding putative integral membrane protein (encoded by transcript variant A - alternatively spliced), coding for MLDRTMVGLSFVTVAICYFGSFAIANKANDKRTLKEDLMLFDKLLCEKSADNMKQEIGNTLKKDKEKTYSYIKEFYDRIKKNCNILTTEINDHQLSSDSSSGNLLTELKDLLKLLEDKCKSIRAIALRTPDDQSIIANWLVDFGVVEQKEDVKTSVNRDHLKRCYRSFYHHIDGLEKVLGIVDRAESRNADKEDADADYYGEDEDEANHEDCSHPEHHGHQFPGGKPNIIRVRLPGVNENVERSPITESGPAPASHPTTGQTETSQTPNPSGDHSTTGTTVPGSDTQSTDQLPSGKGPGSNSDTISSSTQDPAAPGPVTTDGHLETPAQPSATAAPSGTGSKNPAQEPNNIRGPQPPASQQSQAYIPLFATAVATVLVSVF
- a CDS encoding putative integral membrane protein (encoded by transcript variant B - alternatively spliced); this translates as MLDRTMVGLSFVTVAICYFGSFAIANKANDKRTLKEDLMLFDKLLCEKSADNMKQEIGNTLKKDKEKTYSYIKEFYDRIKKNCNILTTEINDHQLSSDSSSGNLLTELKDLLKLLEDKCKSIRAIALRTPDDQSIIANWLVDFGVVEQKEDVKTSVNRDHLKRCYRSFYHHIDGLEKVLGIVDRAESRNADKEDADADYYGEDEDEANHEDCSHPEHHGHQFPGGKGPGSNSDTISSSTQDPAAPGPVTTDGHLETPAQPSATAAPSGTGSKNPAQEPNNIRGPQPPASQQSQAYIPLFATAVATVLVSVF
- a CDS encoding putative integral membrane protein produces the protein MSTLALEKMYIRRFVPLCHKSINWMARNKMPVYAARFTTTTTTSIWSFNCINRTITLELRGVAPMPNPGTSNTTCGTSRSLLDTAVSSARSSDIVAIGVSSPELSLIARYIDFKKQMSSSKDKTTQKFKNERQLISSYQHYIDVATATSEAGRDIIAIGRSKSVEAASFGDAAIKHKLDVLRLLSLYLRIGDVLKDATTQEAFRKASPSIYRAVIEEGVLYNFCRLHEAICNIDDGLLCRRKNVKVVAIVDHTLVTGLAKMINEKLPILIEDNAQPMTDVIQSIDNRSRKGWQRFLLWFIIIPALTVVSVILYQLYLYFSNRYRKSVPYFNATRNVDSLQPIRKNSQPYGDTTQPSRE